The DNA window TAGTGATTATTCGGTTTGTTAACACAAATAAATCTTGATTgcttataataaaatcattataaatgaaaatactataaattaatttgaaaatatatttttttattaaatatctagtttaaatattaattcagttgagataatcttatttaatttttgacaaTGTTTTTAACTAAAATTGGAGTTTcgaaaaaagataaatataatgtatattctctaatataatatataaaaaaatatctgagTCATTTTTCCTCAACCAACCAAAACAGAATCATCCTATCCATCATCCACTCCGAGGAGACAATCATATAAAATGTCTGTCATGTTTCTTTTACAGTTGTAGCagtaatttaagaaaaatcaatGAAGGCGGCGGCGGTGGCTCAGATTGCTCCGGTCATCTCTCCCAACTTAACTCCAGTACTGGGTCTTAAAAGAAGTTTACAAATCACTTGTCAACAATCACCTTCATCAAATCATAATCAAGATCATAACTTTCCCTCATTTATGTTCAAGAGAACAACCAAAAAGGATAACCCACCATCTGCACTAGCTTCAGACATTCCTTACATCCCGTCAATAAACATAGATTATTCTAATCTGGAAACAGAGTTCAAAGAAAATGGAGTGACCTTCGAAGAAATCTCTCTAACAGGAACAAACAGCAACTGTTTAGTCCTGAAGATGACTTTACAAAATGGGAGCACCGCCGCCTTAATGCTACCTAGTGGCTTAATCACTTCATACAAGACACCATTGTGGCATGGCGGTCAGGCCGAGCTTCTTCACACATGTGTATCCAAACGTGCAAACTCCACAGACGTCAATGTCCAAGGCGGCGTATCTTTATCCTTCGATTGTGAAATTGAAGGTTTAGTCTCAACATGGTCTCCATCCATTTGGGACTTATCTAGTATCAGAGGAGGTCAGGATCAAGAATTTATTCAGGTTAAATTACATCACTTTTAGTTTTTTACTAGAACacaaaaaaacatttgaaaataaCTTGAACCCATATCCAGGTAGAACTGAAAAGCAGCAATTGGGATAAGACAGTTGAAGTTAAACATATAGTGACGATAAGAGAAGACGTATTGACATCTGAACTCGTCTTCTCTAACAAATCGTTGTCCAATCTAAGGCTAACGGGATCTGTTATTACCCATTTGGGAGTGAGCACGCCAGATGCAACCTATGCATTGGGACTGGAAGGATCAAATTACTACAGCAAGCCGCCGCTTTCATCTACCTTCTGTATTACACTTCCAGATTCTGATCTTAGTAAGTCCAAGAATTGGAGCCTGGGCGACCTTAACAAGGGGAAACAGGCAGAGATTGTTGATGGAGAAGAGAATGAGAATTACAAGCAGTTGACTGATGCAATGAGCAGGATTTACACTTGTGCCCCACGTCAGTTGACAATCATGGACAGGGTAATTAAACAAAAAGTCCCATTTGAAGAACTCTATTAACTAGTTActtagttaataatattt is part of the Impatiens glandulifera chromosome 1, dImpGla2.1, whole genome shotgun sequence genome and encodes:
- the LOC124921083 gene encoding protein NDH-DEPENDENT CYCLIC ELECTRON FLOW 5, yielding MKAAAVAQIAPVISPNLTPVLGLKRSLQITCQQSPSSNHNQDHNFPSFMFKRTTKKDNPPSALASDIPYIPSINIDYSNLETEFKENGVTFEEISLTGTNSNCLVLKMTLQNGSTAALMLPSGLITSYKTPLWHGGQAELLHTCVSKRANSTDVNVQGGVSLSFDCEIEGLVSTWSPSIWDLSSIRGGQDQEFIQVELKSSNWDKTVEVKHIVTIREDVLTSELVFSNKSLSNLRLTGSVITHLGVSTPDATYALGLEGSNYYSKPPLSSTFCITLPDSDLSKSKNWSLGDLNKGKQAEIVDGEENENYKQLTDAMSRIYTCAPRQLTIMDRGKRNSIILRRDGFEELYLFSPGSDEEWYGKYAYICVGQSALLQPVILAPGDKWNGSQHIHNPNL